The Vicugna pacos chromosome 2, VicPac4, whole genome shotgun sequence sequence ttaatcctctcaagaaCTTTCTGGGGTCATGACCATTGTTGCTCCCATTTAAAGATTAgaaaactaaagcacagagaggttaagtaaatgggcaaggtcacacagctagtaagtggcagagcttggATGCAAATCCACACTCATCTTTCCCGAAATCATTGCTCTTAAGCACTATGGCATTCTATCTTCCAATCTTAAGGGCCTGTCTAAAGAATAGAACTCTGAAGCTCAAAATATTTTTCCCCATAAAATGCCTAAGAAAGAAACAGCCAAGAATGACTGTTTCTACAAAGAACATTGGCTGCTGCTCTTTTCTGTTCTTCCATTATGGAGGAGCAATACTAAGCACTGGATGGAGTTGGGAGTTATTTGTATCCGGTGCAGACAGTAGCAGTAGTAATAAACCAGTTCCAATAAAAGACCTAACTTACATTAACACTGCTTTGGGAATCATACAGATCAAGATGACAAATGATATAATCCAAGACGGCATCCTCAAAGTCATTCGACCCCACATAAGACGGTGTTAATGATTTCCTCACCCGGATCTTGAAATGTCTGAATGCCATTTTAGCTACATGAAATGCCTCCTGCACATAAAAATACAGCAAATTTACTTGGTGGGAAGAGGGCAGGTAGAGAAGTCCACAGcaaggaatgaagaaaaaatgCCCATCAAAAACTTAACATCATATTGGTCTTCTGATAACTAAACCCAGGGGTCAAAACTGTTTCTAATCTGggagaaaaatctaaattttggaaagtacataaatacataaatgactaCCCACGTTCACTAATTTCAAGACAGTTGACCATTGCTCTGGTAATTCTGATTGCAAGAAGCAGGACGGTGCATGCATTTAAGGAAATAAATCACGTGGTTATGTAACTACTTGAGGCAGTTTGATTGATGCCTTGACCCCACAGCAATACTATGATATTTACTGgtcaagaaataagagaaaacgaTCAATCTAGTGCTCTTGTCATACATAGATGCATATCAAGGGTCCAGCATGTTCCCAGCGTTTatcaattcagcaaatatttattaagtgcctttATTAATAGTAAGCATGGGGAAAACTCAGTTATGCATGAAAGATATGGCCTCTATAATTACAGAACTGTAACCAACTCAGTAAAAGTGATTCTTAATTATATAAACCaaaggttggcaaacttttttctgtgaaaagccagatagtaaatattttacccTTTGCAGGCCACGTAACTGTctctgtcacttttttaaaatatgtctacTATGTGCACATATGTCCATATTAGAAGAttcagggtttttaaaaaatcactctttAAAGTGCAAAGTCATTGTTATATTTTAGCTCTTAGGTGGTATTTCTCTCAGTATCACAGGCCGGGCCAGACATGGCCCAGGGATcgtagtttgctgactcctgatataaatgaataaatataagatAAAGTCCAGTAGATTCTGATAATTCTGCTCTCACACCaatgttttgtcttgtttttttagCATTTAACAGTTCTCATTACATACTCCCAGTATCTCAAATATGGTACCCATAGAACAAATGCATTTGCTTTAGGAACTGAAGATTACATACAGGCACTTTTTAATCTGCCAGACTCAAGCAGCTGATATGTTAACAGTTTTAGTGACTACTCTTAGTTAAGTAAACAGAAGAGTTAACATAATCAtagccttttaatttttctaagaatGAAAGTAACCAATCAAATGATAGCCCTTAGCAACAATACATCTACCGTGTGCGCATATGCCCATATTAGAAGACTCAGTGCAAATAACTTAGTATACAGCCATTTGAGATAGTCCTACATTTATGGATACTTCAACAAATACCTGGTCAATAGAATTATTAAGATATATGAATAGCTACTGAGTGTGAAAAATGATTCATCCCAAATATTCGTAacgaaaggaaaggaggaagggagggagggaggggacagatgGAAAACCCACCCTCCTTCAGCGACCTCAGGCTCTACCAGTTTTGTTAAACTGTCCCGTTCAGTTTCCCAAAGCGCCGCCTCCCCGCCGCGCCGGGGACCGCCGAGGTGCGGCGCACGTACCACGGTGGCGATGTAGATGATCCGCTGCACCGTCTCGGCTTTGTCGATGCAGCGCCGCAGCAGGCACTGCGCATCCAGGCGGGCCTGGGAATAGGCATCGCTGAAGCGGGACAGCAGGGCAGCCTTGCGCGCCACGTTGGACAGTTTGGCGCGATTTGGGGACGGGCTCCTGACCTTCGCGACTGCGGTGGAGGGGCTGGCGGACCGactgcggctgcggctgcggctgtggctgtggctgcgGCTGTGGATCTGGCTGCGGCCGCGGCTCTGGCTGCGGCTGCGAGGGGCAGGGCTAGGAGACCGGCTCCTGGCGGACCTGTGGGTGAGCAAGAATCAGGCAGGAAGAGCTCTGATTCCCTTCTCTCTCCCGTTCTTGGATTTTTCGATACTTTGCCCCTCATAAGCCAGAAGCCATGGGAGCAAGGAGAGTACGCCTCCTTGGTCTCCACAGGGTCTCAGATAGGATCGCAAACAAGAAACAATACTCTGCATTCGCCTGGTGcattagaatttataacacactTTCACTCACTCAGCACATCAACTTATCCTTCAAGCAACCCTCTAAGGTGAGCATTGATTGttggccattttacagatgagaaacttgaGGCTCAGAAGAGTTAAGGGGGCCACCCTAGAGTAACACTGCTAGCAAGAGCCAGAGGTACAGAAGTCAGATTTTCAGTATTTCTTACCCTAACTTTGGGCTACTAACACATCACTGAGCTTTATGGTATAAAATGAGATAAATGCTGATtgaacaatgagaaagaaaatctGTGTTCTCCTTCCAGAGCAGTGGGACCGTTTGCAATCGTTTCTCCTCTCCAGATTCCTCATTTTCACCTACATAATGTTTGCCCTATTTCAGGATGGTAGTGAAAGATCAAGTGAGCTAATATATGTGGAAGTACTTAGTGAATCACAGAGTACTGTGTCAGTGAAACGCATACTCCTACCACGTACAAAGGGAATTGTCAGACTCGCTCGCCCAGAAGGAAGGGGCTGCCAAAACGGGGAGTTTTGCAGAAGAAACTATGGGGCAAAAGGTAGTGCAAATCAGACTCTCTGAAGGAGGGAGCGGGAAAAAAAAGCCCTCATATACAGCgtttgccaatttccatggtgcAGCAAATACTCCCACCATAGCCAATTTCAAACTACCAATGTGGTATCACTGAACTCAGAGTTAggtagaaatgcccagaattggttCTCAGAAGCCAGTACAAGCTGACACCAGCACAACACTGATGGAGTTATTTCCAAAAATGAAAGACTTAGGTGACATTTAGGGGATTGGAGGCCAGGAGGAGCAGGGGTGGTTTTGAGCCTGAATCAGGGCACACTGTGGGGCTGGGAGGGTAGGGGAAGAGGGAAGGTGTTAGAAAGAACCGGGAAAATGCAGACACTCCAGAGAGAAACACCCTGCTTTGTCCTCACTTAACACTGAATGAATGACCTGTCTTAACATTCTGTCCATCAGTAGAAGGGAATTTCACAAGAACACTTACCTGTACTATCAAACaaagtgagatttttaaaaagggaaatatcCTACAGTAAAATGACAATTGATCATCCCCGGAGAGAGGACTCCTAGGCCTCAGAGAACAGGACCCTCATATGATGGAACAGTCTTTCAACATGGGTACCACCTTTTGCAAATAAAGTGCTCAAATCTAGTATCAAGCCAAAGAACTTTCCTTTGCATGTCTCAGTTTCATTCCTTAAACTTCAATATCAACCTGAAATTAATTAGAGCCCAAGTATTGTCAATCTAGGCAGTGTTTTCTCTCTGGAAAGGTGCAGTTAAAGAAAACAATCCCTTTACAATTCACAGCTTCCCTAATGTTGGGGTTTGGGTTCaggaagtcattttactttttttcccaagCCAAGTTTTTATCACTAACTCAGCAAAAGGGGCTTAAATGAAAAGATCTGTGAGAATTTGTCAGACCTTCCTTGGAGTATAGATTTTTCAGCAGACAGAACAGCTATCTCGTCCTTCAGCGTTCGGAGCTGTTTCTCATAATTGTTTATCGTTTCTGCGTTGCGCTGGTCTACATTCCGTCTGTCGGCGCCCATCGGCTCCGAGTCCCGCAGCTCCACTCTCTTACGCTCGGAGCCCCGTTTCCCTGAGCTCCTATGCTCTGAGTGTCTGTGGCGGGAGTCCTCCTGGGCTTGAAGAGATTTAAGCCTGAACaaaaaaaagatgtttgaaagaaaagagagggagggagggaggaacagtAACAAACAGCTATTGGCATACTTAACGAGTCTACTCTACTTAGCCTGCCATTCCTGCACTGCAGCTCGGATGGAAATGCATAGGAACCAACACAAATTGACAAAGAGCAGAATTGCCAGGGTCAGGATGCCACTTCATGTCTGCAGTTACATGGGAAAAGACTCCTGAAGAAAAGGCAGGAGTGCAAATCCTCTAGCCAAAGCAGAGTGGGCAGAGTCAAAGCAGAGTCATCCTATTCTGTATTGGACTGCTTCACTGCGCAAGACTCTGGAAGCACGTGACCTCCAAAACCTAGTCCAGAAGCTGGTCAAAGATATAATCTATTCTCACACACTCAGATTCTCTGAACCAGTGGGATATTGGGGCGGGGGACCTACAATGGAAACTGAATTACATCCACAATAATAGGCAGACATGTGGACTTACGAAAATAAGGTACTACGGAAACAAGCAAAGCTTTATAAACAAAATTGGCATCCTCATTAATACAAAGAGACATGGCCATGGTAAAAGGGAGCAAAAGCCATAAGAGAACATGCTGTGATGAAAATGACAATGGTGTaagaagacaagggaaggggTAAGATTAAGAAGGATGTAGAAAAGCTACAAATGCAATAGCAGAATTAAAAGCTGCGCTAGAAATAGTGAAAAACAGAATTGGTGCTATAGGGAATTGCTGAGTAATATGATTAAAGAATTTGAAGTGCTATATCAAACAGGAGATAAGAGGGTAAAATGATGATGAGAGGGGAGTTAGAAGTGGAAAGCAGAACATCGCTCCAAGCTAAAATTTATGGGTGTTCTGGAAGAAATCAGAATAACTGGAAGATGAATAAAGGCAATAGAGAGGTATTTTctattaaatatgtatgtatgtattttattacaACTCCCATTTGCTCTTTTTTAAGGGAAAGATAAAAGTTAAGATTAAGAAAAGTATAACCTTAAAGGATCagtattttttccccttccagAAATTTATCTTTAAAGAATAATCTGAAATTTAAACTAAGATTTGCCACAAAAATTATCACAATGTTATTTCCAATGTTGAAAATTGGCATCAAAGTAACTATTCAGTGTTAGAGAAATACCCAAATGCGGAAATATGATGTACCTATTTAAAAATCAagctctgctttatttttgtttaaataatgttaaatgaaaaaaatagagtcCAAAATTTATACTCATATTCTGTTGTCTTAACTTTAACGTTAAGACATTAATTTTTAGTgtacaaattagaagaaatatcaAATGGTGACAGTAATTGACTCTGAAATTATGAGGGGTTTTAGGTTTCTTTCTACTATGTTGGGCTTTGAAGATTTTCTGTAGTAGATAGGTATTGTTTTtgtagtaagaaaaatatataaaatgctaataaaaatattgctgtctttcttctttgattgTGAACAGATTCTTTCATATTGTAATGGAGCACCCAAAAAAGCTAAATTCAAAGATTAATCAGCAGGCTGCAATAatcctgtcattttttttttttcttactgctttCTTAGCTGAtttatttcctcctctgcagCCAAAAGGGATATGGCCGATCTGTTCTTGGTTTCTTCAAGAGTCTTTTCAGTTTCAGCCAGACTGTAAGAGAAATCAGTAACTAAAGACAGATTTTCCAAAATTGGCAGACCTTCTAAATCAAAGCATAGGTTCTCTCAGGAGCTTTTGCCATATGATATAAATTCAACATAAAcaagatcaaattataaggcatcTGCATATAATCAGATGATACTACAAATAATATGGAGCACTGGTATGCAAAAACATGCTAGCATCTTGC is a genomic window containing:
- the SPATA18 gene encoding mitochondria-eating protein isoform X5, with the protein product MLKSLQAQEDSRHRHSEHRSSGKRGSERKRVELRDSEPMGADRRNVDQRNAETINNYEKQLRTLKDEIAVLSAEKSILQGRSARSRSPSPAPRSRSQSRGRSQIHSRSHSHSRSRSRSRSASPSTAVAKVRSPSPNRAKLSNVARKAALLSRFSDAYSQARLDAQCLLRRCIDKAETVQRIIYIATVEAFHVAKMAFRHFKIRVRKSLTPSYVGSNDFEDAVLDYIICHLDLYDSQSSVNDVIRAMNVNPKISFPPEVDFCLLSNFIQEICCIAFAMQTLEPPLDIAFGADGEIFNDCKYRRSYDSDFTAPLVFYHVWPALMENDCVIMKGEAVTRRGAFWNSVRSVSRCRSRSLSPICPRSRIGLSTISRSRSPSPIRCGLPRLFRAFNLLFVGNFKEKFLCRLSKFISPWTTFFPWSSCRGTVLEEFFQEVLPKTLFVL